A window of the Drosophila simulans strain w501 chromosome 2L, Prin_Dsim_3.1, whole genome shotgun sequence genome harbors these coding sequences:
- the LOC6732114 gene encoding membrane metallo-endopeptidase-like 1, with protein MVNALWATLISLTLIGRALANDLFSLPPATNHREELLEDYGRFLLSTMNRTIDPCENFYEFSCGGWKKADLVPEEARNTSFLHAIQHKIDEQIQGFLQNATKRELEDLGVNGTKSAEIKAKQFYASCVEMKANLSLGYQYFMELDGDRLREHNASYDWMYINFMSKYDIYPLLTLKVHYSTSSRKFDILLTLPSKVLAGYSEEQLKNMTSEFGLDSSAEKAKQFVENFNNLTQFERNLVSLAKSRNETEQLNFKEFLAKHKHDRLNWTRFFDLAFNGSQESHWPVLNQLDNINDLVFFLEQTNLETLRGYIKMRELLKFYGLWKTQTKTGGVQSECRSLSETYFNYALLPWFIGKVFDKERRADILSVAKDIKDTFYDLLDHHTWLDEDTRSQAKTKLASMDILVGYTDDLQHREVIDGVYTDINMTGNWFENLCILEGSRARIRLRSVDKALIPLLMPTRTVNAYYADFLNLAFITIGMAQWPFYHIDFPDVLKYAGVGNIIGHEMAHGFDSYCYQYNYDGKKTNWWSSASLRNFKERYRCLESQYNKFILMGVQTNGTLTSGDNIADNVGTRMAYYAFKRKTGDKAWLEKPLRGVNFNNKQLFFVKFAQTWCNGKDNGDKLRRLKTDVHAYDEFRVQGTLSNMPEFSEAFNCKLGTEMNPLKKCVVW; from the coding sequence ATGGTCAACGCTTTGTGGGCCACGTTAATATCGCTCACTTTAATCGGCCGTGCTTTAGCCAACGATCTATTTTCCCTGCCACCCGCCACGAATCACAGAGAGGAATTGCTCGAGGATTATGGCCGTTTCCTGCTGTCCACCATGAACAGGACCATCGATCCCTGCGAGAACTTCTACGAATTCAGCTGTGGCGGCTGGAAGAAGGCGGATTTGGTACCGGAAGAGGCCAGGAATACCAGCTTTCTGCACGCCATCCAGCACAAGATCGACGAACAGATCCAGGGATTCCTGCAGAATGCCACCAAAAGAGAGCTGGAGGATCTGGGAGTTAATGGCACCAAGTCGGCGGAGATTAAAGCCAAACAATTCTATGCCAGCTGTGTGGAAATGAAGGCCAACTTGTCGTTGGGCTATCAGTATTTTATGGAACTCGATGGAGATCGTTTAAGGGAGCACAATGCGTCCTACGATTGGATGTACATCAACTTTATGTCCAAATACGACATATATCCTTTGCTAACGCTCAAAGTGCACTATAGCACTTCGTCCAGGAAGTTCGATATACTTTTAACGCTTCCCAGTAAAGTTTTAGCTGGTTACAGTGAGGAGCAGTTGAAAAATATGACCAGTGAGTTTGGATTGGATTCGAGTGCAGAGAAAGCCAAGCAATTTGTGGAGAACTTTAACAACCTAACGCAATTTGAAAGAAATTTAGTTTCATTAGCCAAAAGTCGCAATGAAACAGAGCAGTTGAATTTTAAGGAATTCCTGGCGAAGCATAAACACGATCGTTTGAATTGGACGCGATTTTTTGACCTGGCCTTCAATGGCAGTCAGGAGTCCCACTGGCCAGTGCTCAATCAATTGGATAATATCAACGATTTGGTTTTCTTTCTGGAACAAACCAATTTGGAAACGTTAAGAGGTTATATAAAAATGCGAGAGCTGCTCAAGTTTTATGGCTTGTGGAAAACTCAAACTAAAACAGGAGGAGTTCAAAGTGAATGTCGCTCTTTGTCGGAAACGTATTTTAATTACGCTTTGTTGCCCTGGTTTATTGGAAAGGTTTTCGATAAGGAGAGACGCGCAGATATACTGAGCGTTGCCAAGGACATCAAGGACACGTTCTATGATCTCCTGGACCATCACACGTGGTTGGATGAAGATACTCGCTCGCAGGCTAAGACCAAACTGGCTTCCATGGATATTTTAGTGGGCTATACGGATGATCTGCAGCATCGCGAAGTGATTGATGGTGTTTACACCGATATCAATATGACCGGAAATTGGTTCGAGAACCTGTGTATCCTGGAGGGCAGTAGAGCCAGAATACGCCTGCGATCGGTGGACAAGGCACTGATTCCCCTTCTCATGCCCACGAGAACAGTGAATGCGTACTATGCTGATTTTCTTAACTTGGCCTTTATTACCATTGGAATGGCCCAGTGGCCCTTCTATCACATAGACTTTCCCGATGTCCTTAAATACGCTGGCGTGGGCAATATTATAGGCCATGAAATGGCCCACGGATTCGATAGCTATTGTTATCAGTACAATTATGATGGCAAGAAGACGAACTGGTGGTCCTCAGCTTCTTTAAGAAACTTTAAAGAACGATATCGCTGCCTCGAATCGCAgtataacaaatttattttgatggGCGTCCAAACTAATGGAACTCTCACCTCTGGCGATAATATCGCCGATAATGTCGGCACTCGAATGGCATATTACGCATTCAAGAGGAAAACTGGCGACAAGGCTTGGTTGGAAAAACCCCTGAGGGGTGTTAATTTTAACAACAAACAGCTGTTCTTCGTTAAGTTTGCGCAAACCTGGTGCAACGGCAAGGATAATGGCGATAAGCTCCGGAGACTGAAGACTGATGTCCACGCCTATGATGAGTTCCGGGTTCAAGGCACCCTGAGTAATATGCCCGAGTTCAGCGAGGCTTTCAATTGTAAACTGGGCACCGAGATGAATCCGCTCAAGAAGTGTGTGGTTTGGTGA